The Acidimicrobiales bacterium nucleotide sequence TCCCCACGCGACTGCAAGAGCAACACCGAATCGACGGCCGTCCGGGTCTTGTCGTCATCCTCCGGCCAGAGGTGCGAATAGACGTCCAGGGTCATCTGAGCCGAGGTGTGACCGAGCCTCTCCTGAACGAGCTTGACCGAGCTTCCGGCCGCGATGAGCACCGAGGCGTAGAAGTGGCGCAACTGGTGGAACCCGTCGCCGAGGGGAATCCCGAGAAGGTCGGCCGTCTCGCGCCACATCGTCCCTCGCGCACGCCGACAAGCTGGCGGTTGACTGTTACCGTCCGCCGGATCCAGTCGACCCGGTCGTTGGTCAACCCGAAAGCTTTGGAGATTCGGACTCCCGTGGCAGCGCCGAGAACAATCAGCGATACCGGGCAGGAACCTTCTCGATCAGTTTCTCGACAGTCTCAGCCGGGAGGGGCGTTACCCGCGTGAACCAGCAGAATCAGAAGTGCTCACTCGGTCATGGGAGCAGCACGCAGAGGTCCTTCCAACACCTCGGGGGAGATTCTCAAGTCGAGCCATCGGTCAAGCAGTTCCGCGACGACGGCCGGCGCAAAGACGTCCGGTTGTTGATCCAGCAGCCTAAGAGCGAGGTTCGAAAAGAACTCCCTATCTGTTCCCCAACCCTGTGTCGGAACGACGGTATCGATCCCGCAGATCACCACACCATCCTCCGCGTACTGCAGCGGAGAGATCCCGGGCGTTTTTGCGTACGACAGCGTACGATGCTGCACAGTTGAGAGAGCCGTCAAAACGGCCTGGTCCGCGCCTCGAGTCGTCGAAGCTTCGACGCCCACCGTCCAGCCATTGCTTGTTGTGACTCTTACGTAACCCTGGATCGGCTTAGGGTTTACTGCTCGAACATCATCCGGGGTCCGCCCGATCCATTTCAACATCTCAATACTTTGCGGGGACAACTGGACTTCCGAATCCGGTCGGCCCGCTGGGATG carries:
- a CDS encoding tyrosine-type recombinase/integrase, with the translated sequence MPGIADCSRRCHGSPNLQSFRVDQRPGRLDPADGNSQPPACRRARGTMWRETADLLGIPLGDGFHQLRHFYASVLIAAGSSVKLVQERLGHTSAQMTLDVYSHLWPEDDDKTRTAVDSVLLLQSRGERVG